A stretch of DNA from Bernardetia sp.:
GCAGGAGCTTGTGAGCGTATTTTTTCCTGTAATTTCAAAATTCCTCCAATGAGGGCTTCTGGACGTGGAGGACATCCTGCCACATATACATCTACAGGAATAATTCTATCTACACCTTTTACAACATGATAGCCATGTTCCCAGTAAGGACCTCCACAGTTGGAACAGCTTCCCATAGAAATAACATAGCGAGGTTCTGCCATTTGTTCGTAAAGTCTTTTAATTCGGTCAGCCATCTTAAAGGTAACAGTTCCAGCCACAATCATTACATCTGACTGACGAGGAGAAGCACGAGGAAAAACGCCAAAACGGTCTAAGTCATAATGTGGCGAGTATGCCCCCATCATTTCAAAGGCACAACAAGCCAAACCAAAAGTCATAGGCCAAAGTGAAGAAAGTCTAGCCCACTGTATAAGGTTTTCTAAAGAAGTAACCACTAAACCTCCTTGTCCTGTTTTTTTAGAGTGAGAAAGTCTAGTGGTAGTTGGGATATTCATGATTTTGTTAGTTATTGGTGAGACACCAACAACAGCTTGTTTAAAAATTGTAACTACTATTGAGTTGATTTTGGAATTTTTTAGCTAATCTTTTCTTTGTTCGAATCACGTTTAGCAAGTTCATATATTTTGAACGAACAGGCGCATGGTCTGGATTATTTCTATCAAACATAGGTCTGCCATAACTATCTTGAGGGATATTTTTTGCAATTTCTTGAAGATTTGGCTCTTCTTCTCTAATGCTATCTTTGATTAGCT
This window harbors:
- a CDS encoding NADH-quinone oxidoreductase subunit B, producing MNIPTTTRLSHSKKTGQGGLVVTSLENLIQWARLSSLWPMTFGLACCAFEMMGAYSPHYDLDRFGVFPRASPRQSDVMIVAGTVTFKMADRIKRLYEQMAEPRYVISMGSCSNCGGPYWEHGYHVVKGVDRIIPVDVYVAGCPPRPEALIGGILKLQEKIRSQAPA